One segment of Tamlana crocina DNA contains the following:
- a CDS encoding O-methyltransferase, whose protein sequence is MHFIPEDIDNYVEAHSENEPELLQQLNRETNQKILQPRMLSGHYQGRVLSMISKLVNPKNILEIGTYTGYSAICLAEGMQQNGTLDTIDINEELFDFQRKYFDQSGYGKQIVQHLGNALDIIPQLDKTYDLVFIDADKENYSNYFEVIMDKLNTGGVILSDNVLWSGKVLDTKFKKDDTSTPALIEYNKLLKDDPRVETVILPIRDGLTISRKL, encoded by the coding sequence ATGCATTTTATACCAGAAGATATTGATAATTACGTTGAAGCGCATTCTGAAAACGAACCAGAATTACTGCAGCAATTAAACCGCGAAACCAACCAGAAGATTTTGCAACCACGCATGCTTAGTGGCCATTATCAAGGTAGGGTGTTGAGTATGATTTCAAAACTGGTAAATCCCAAAAACATTTTGGAAATTGGCACTTACACCGGATATTCGGCGATATGTTTGGCCGAGGGCATGCAACAGAACGGCACTTTGGATACCATTGATATCAACGAAGAGCTGTTCGATTTCCAACGAAAATATTTTGACCAATCGGGCTACGGAAAACAAATTGTGCAGCATTTGGGGAATGCGCTAGACATTATCCCCCAACTGGACAAAACCTACGATTTGGTTTTTATTGATGCCGATAAAGAAAACTACTCCAACTATTTTGAAGTGATTATGGACAAGCTAAACACCGGTGGCGTTATTTTATCGGACAACGTGCTTTGGAGCGGTAAAGTTCTGGATACCAAATTTAAAAAAGACGACACCTCTACCCCGGCGCTGATTGAATACAACAAACTTTTAAAAGACGACCCTAGAGTAGAAACCGTTATTTTACCCATTCGTGATGGGCTAACCATAAGCCGGAAATTATAG
- a CDS encoding M1 family metallopeptidase: MNKLSYFCLSFLLMSLVINAQEQTAVKKGHTNTNKFKQLYDEFSTPNMYRSASGAPGPAYYQQQADYEMDIVLDDKNAKLSGFETITYTNNSPDELKYLWVQLDQNKRAKDSKSPLIETSGVAPVMLPNAFAKEYMQQPLERGFNILEVKDESGNPLQHMINRTMMRVELPKPMKTGDKFSFTIKWWYNINDHVVEGGRSGYEYFEKDRNRAYVIAQFFPRMAVYNDVEGWQNSQFWGRDEFALPFGDYEVNITVPADHILDGTGVLTNRKEVYSKTMMDRYEAAKKSFDKPILIVTQSEAEAVEKGFSEETKTWKLKAENVRDFGFATSRKFILDMMAVKVGGKDVMAVSMYPKEGNPLWEEWSTRAVASTLESYSRMTFDYPYHKAISVHAKQQGMEYPMICWNYGRPKEDGTYSDRVKYGMMGVIIHEVGHNFFPMIVNSDERQWTWMDEGLNTFVQYVAEQDFGEKYPAALSPEDKHFPSDRGPAKMIVPYMGGNQDFIAPIMTKGLNTYQFGNNAYGKPATALNILRETVMGRELFDYAFKEYANRWKFKHPTPEDFFRTMEDASAFDLDWFWRGWFYTTDWVDIAIKDVKKYYVSDEPNAYMRKVMEERGIKKKQLKPLVYLVEENSEDFKASMKKKSLLENSKPLQEYLMDNFSPEERKSIKEPKYFYNVTFEKPGGLVMPIIVKYNYTDGTSNEVTYPAQIWRLNDNEVSKAIASDKEIVSIEIDPDEETADIDTANNHWPKKAQETEFDRFKENNKG, translated from the coding sequence ATGAACAAGTTATCCTATTTCTGTCTATCATTTTTGCTAATGTCTTTAGTGATCAATGCACAAGAGCAAACGGCAGTTAAAAAAGGGCATACCAATACCAACAAGTTCAAACAGTTGTATGATGAGTTTTCTACGCCTAATATGTATAGATCTGCCTCGGGAGCTCCGGGTCCCGCTTACTATCAGCAGCAAGCAGATTATGAAATGGATATTGTTCTGGACGATAAAAACGCCAAGCTTTCCGGGTTTGAAACCATTACTTATACCAATAATTCGCCCGATGAATTAAAATATTTATGGGTGCAATTAGATCAGAACAAAAGAGCAAAAGATTCTAAGTCTCCTTTAATAGAAACAAGCGGTGTAGCACCGGTTATGCTTCCAAATGCATTTGCAAAAGAGTATATGCAACAGCCATTAGAACGTGGTTTCAATATTTTGGAAGTTAAGGATGAAAGTGGAAATCCGCTACAGCACATGATAAATAGAACCATGATGCGTGTGGAATTGCCAAAGCCAATGAAAACTGGGGATAAATTTTCGTTCACAATAAAATGGTGGTATAATATAAACGACCACGTTGTTGAGGGTGGCCGTTCGGGCTATGAGTATTTCGAAAAAGACAGAAACAGAGCTTATGTTATTGCGCAGTTTTTTCCAAGAATGGCGGTTTACAACGATGTTGAGGGGTGGCAAAATAGCCAGTTTTGGGGGCGCGATGAGTTTGCCTTGCCATTTGGTGATTATGAAGTAAATATTACCGTTCCTGCCGATCATATTTTAGATGGTACTGGTGTGCTTACCAACAGAAAAGAAGTGTATAGCAAAACGATGATGGACCGATATGAAGCAGCAAAAAAATCATTCGATAAGCCCATTTTAATTGTAACACAATCTGAAGCCGAGGCGGTGGAAAAAGGGTTTTCTGAAGAAACTAAAACATGGAAATTAAAAGCCGAAAATGTTAGGGATTTCGGTTTTGCTACTTCAAGAAAATTCATTTTGGATATGATGGCCGTAAAAGTTGGCGGTAAAGATGTTATGGCGGTTTCTATGTATCCAAAAGAAGGTAATCCACTTTGGGAAGAATGGTCAACCCGCGCAGTAGCTAGCACCTTGGAGTCATATTCGAGAATGACTTTCGATTATCCCTACCATAAGGCCATTTCGGTACACGCCAAACAACAAGGTATGGAATACCCAATGATTTGCTGGAACTATGGTCGACCAAAAGAAGATGGTACATATAGCGATCGTGTTAAGTACGGTATGATGGGGGTAATTATCCACGAAGTAGGACATAACTTTTTCCCAATGATTGTGAACAGCGACGAGCGCCAATGGACGTGGATGGACGAAGGTTTGAATACTTTTGTGCAATACGTGGCAGAACAGGATTTCGGTGAAAAGTATCCTGCGGCACTTTCGCCCGAGGATAAACATTTCCCTTCAGATCGTGGGCCTGCAAAAATGATTGTGCCTTACATGGGCGGCAATCAAGATTTTATTGCACCTATAATGACCAAAGGGCTCAATACCTATCAATTTGGAAATAATGCCTACGGAAAACCTGCTACAGCATTAAATATTTTAAGGGAAACCGTTATGGGACGCGAGTTGTTCGACTATGCGTTTAAAGAATACGCCAATCGTTGGAAATTTAAGCACCCAACACCAGAAGATTTCTTCAGAACCATGGAAGACGCTTCGGCTTTCGATTTGGATTGGTTTTGGAGAGGTTGGTTCTACACTACCGATTGGGTGGATATCGCGATTAAAGACGTAAAAAAATATTATGTGTCCGATGAGCCCAACGCTTACATGAGAAAGGTTATGGAAGAAAGGGGCATTAAGAAAAAACAACTTAAACCTTTAGTGTATTTGGTTGAAGAAAACAGTGAAGATTTTAAAGCGAGCATGAAAAAGAAGTCACTTTTAGAGAATTCAAAGCCGTTGCAAGAGTATCTTATGGACAACTTTTCGCCAGAAGAACGCAAAAGTATAAAAGAGCCAAAATACTTTTATAATGTTACTTTTGAAAAACCGGGCGGCTTGGTTATGCCTATTATTGTTAAGTATAATTATACCGACGGTACTTCAAATGAAGTAACTTATCCGGCGCAAATTTGGAGATTGAACGACAACGAAGTAAGCAAGGCTATTGCTTCTGATAAGGAAATTGTAAGCATAGAAATAGATCCTGACGAAGAAACGGCCGACATTGATACAGCAAACAACCATTGGCCTAAAAAAGCACAGGAAACCGAATTTGATCGGTTTAAAGAAAATAACAAAGGGTAA
- a CDS encoding carboxypeptidase-like regulatory domain-containing protein — MKRLSVFLLFNVLPFALYGQSIELSGRVSGATDVENIHVINKTQQLFTITDKNGRFNILAKLNDTLAFSSIQHQPKEVVVSGNIIKEKVMFVFLEEQINKLDEVVVGKVLTGNLMSDIENFDGNRPINFFDVGIPGYTGKPATQSERRLAQAGEFKPIMLLGLLGGSMPLDPLINTISGRTKMLKNRVELEEREALMQRVKSRLAKDFFLSNPLDDDLKMDFFYFCADDEHFIKYCKNKTDFEILIFLRKKYRQYKENLSTNKK, encoded by the coding sequence TTGAAACGCCTATCTGTTTTTTTGCTTTTTAATGTGCTGCCGTTTGCTTTGTATGGCCAGTCCATCGAGTTGTCTGGCAGGGTATCTGGCGCCACCGATGTTGAAAATATTCACGTTATAAACAAAACCCAACAGCTTTTTACTATTACCGATAAAAACGGCCGCTTTAATATTTTGGCCAAATTGAATGATACGCTTGCGTTTTCGTCCATTCAGCACCAACCTAAAGAAGTGGTTGTTTCGGGCAATATCATAAAAGAAAAAGTGATGTTCGTGTTTTTGGAAGAACAAATTAACAAACTGGACGAGGTGGTTGTTGGTAAAGTGTTAACTGGCAATTTAATGTCTGATATTGAAAATTTCGACGGCAACCGACCCATTAATTTTTTCGACGTAGGTATTCCAGGTTATACCGGAAAGCCGGCTACCCAAAGCGAACGGCGTTTGGCTCAAGCAGGAGAGTTTAAACCAATTATGTTGTTAGGGTTGCTTGGAGGGTCAATGCCTTTGGATCCACTTATTAATACCATTTCGGGCCGTACCAAAATGCTTAAAAATAGGGTGGAACTTGAAGAACGGGAAGCTTTAATGCAGCGTGTAAAATCCAGATTGGCTAAAGATTTCTTTCTTTCCAATCCTTTGGATGATGATTTAAAAATGGACTTCTTCTATTTTTGTGCCGACGATGAACATTTTATTAAGTACTGTAAAAACAAAACCGATTTCGAAATACTTATTTTTCTAAGGAAAAAGTATAGGCAGTACAAAGAAAACCTAAGCACAAACAAAAAATAA
- a CDS encoding M48 family metalloprotease, whose product MRGGNLKFRLLIGAAIALFFVFKRCSQQEVNPYTGRTQTISMSPENEIAIGLQSAPQMAEQHGGLHPNNQYQALVDNVGENLVNNSIARETPYRYEFHLLNDPNTINAFALPGGQIFITYALFSQLENEDQLAGVLGHEIGHVLGRHSAERIAESEYWQGLTTAGAVGADMGGLVGSIGQNTLLTNGRDDELESDDLGVKFMIKAGYNPQEMIGVMEILKAAAGPNRVPEFQSTHPDPDNRIEKIQEAIDKYRNQ is encoded by the coding sequence ATGAGAGGAGGAAATTTAAAATTCAGACTATTAATTGGCGCGGCCATTGCCCTGTTTTTTGTTTTTAAACGCTGCAGCCAACAAGAAGTGAACCCTTATACTGGCCGTACCCAAACCATATCGATGTCTCCCGAAAACGAAATCGCCATTGGTTTGCAAAGTGCACCCCAAATGGCCGAACAGCATGGCGGTTTGCACCCTAACAACCAGTACCAAGCCCTAGTTGATAATGTCGGCGAAAATTTGGTAAATAATAGTATAGCTAGAGAAACACCATATCGGTACGAATTCCATTTACTCAACGACCCCAATACCATCAATGCTTTTGCACTTCCGGGCGGACAAATATTTATCACCTACGCCCTATTTTCTCAATTGGAAAACGAAGACCAACTGGCTGGCGTTTTAGGCCATGAAATCGGTCATGTTTTGGGGCGTCACAGTGCCGAGCGTATTGCCGAAAGCGAATATTGGCAAGGCTTAACCACAGCGGGTGCCGTTGGCGCCGATATGGGCGGATTAGTTGGCAGTATTGGCCAAAACACCTTATTGACCAACGGACGTGACGATGAACTGGAAAGTGACGACCTGGGCGTTAAATTCATGATAAAGGCAGGCTACAATCCGCAGGAAATGATTGGCGTTATGGAAATTTTAAAAGCCGCCGCCGGACCAAACCGTGTGCCCGAATTCCAAAGTACCCACCCCGACCCCGACAACCGTATTGAAAAAATACAGGAAGCCATTGACAAATACAGAAACCAATAA
- the pepE gene encoding dipeptidase PepE: protein MKNIIIASTSTVHGSGYLEYILSELETFFKNANDILFIPYARPGGISHDDYTKIAKDGFSKTNKTVMGIHEFSNPVEAVKNAQAIFVGGGNTFVLTQQLYKNELIAPLKEAVNSGTPYLGTSAGSNICGLTIKTTNDMPIVYPPSFNALGLVPFNINPHYLDPDTSSTHMGETRETRIKEFHVYNTPPVIGLREGSWLQVTGNNIVLKGNLKARIFEYNKPAYEVDAETDLSDLK from the coding sequence ATGAAAAATATTATCATCGCAAGCACATCAACAGTTCACGGCAGCGGCTATTTGGAATATATTTTAAGCGAACTGGAAACATTTTTCAAAAATGCCAATGATATTCTTTTTATCCCGTATGCCAGACCGGGCGGTATTTCGCACGATGATTACACCAAAATCGCCAAAGATGGATTTTCAAAAACCAATAAAACCGTTATGGGTATCCATGAATTCAGCAATCCCGTTGAAGCCGTTAAAAATGCTCAAGCTATTTTTGTGGGTGGCGGAAACACTTTTGTTTTAACCCAGCAACTATATAAAAATGAACTGATAGCCCCGTTGAAAGAGGCTGTAAATAGCGGAACGCCCTATTTGGGCACCAGTGCGGGCAGTAACATTTGCGGACTCACCATAAAAACCACCAACGACATGCCCATTGTATACCCACCAAGTTTTAACGCTTTGGGATTGGTTCCTTTTAACATCAACCCCCATTATTTAGACCCCGATACTTCCAGCACACACATGGGCGAAACTCGAGAAACGCGAATTAAGGAATTCCACGTCTACAACACACCACCCGTTATAGGTTTGCGCGAAGGGAGTTGGCTGCAAGTAACAGGAAATAACATTGTTTTGAAAGGAAATCTGAAAGCCAGAATTTTTGAATACAACAAACCTGCGTACGAAGTCGATGCCGAAACCGATTTGAGTGATTTAAAATAG
- a CDS encoding carboxypeptidase-like regulatory domain-containing protein has translation MNRIIFFLAVLISVSAVSQNIIRVSVSGKIIVEDSDLTGITVFNASSNMGTVTDKNGEFTIKVALNDVIEVSALQYQNISFKINEDILESRKMKLFLIEEINKLEEVVVVTQGLTGNLDTDMERSKPFKPKLDALYFGVKNSGEFEFDKDYKTEAENVAMNTEGIAVVNGLNVVNVVDQLLLPLFRSKVSEKKKVKVPEVPIESIKYYFGAEFLVDNFNIPEHRVEDFIQYVQADDFDFSLLNYGREMEFLELLNQKSKAFLKLKS, from the coding sequence ATGAACAGAATCATCTTCTTTTTGGCAGTTTTAATTTCAGTGTCTGCGGTTTCGCAAAATATTATTCGGGTTTCTGTTTCCGGAAAAATTATTGTTGAAGACAGCGATTTAACAGGTATTACTGTTTTTAATGCTTCGTCGAACATGGGAACTGTGACCGATAAAAATGGCGAGTTTACCATAAAAGTGGCTCTAAACGATGTTATTGAAGTGAGTGCCCTGCAATATCAAAATATCAGTTTTAAAATTAATGAAGATATTTTAGAATCGAGAAAAATGAAACTGTTCTTGATTGAAGAAATTAATAAATTGGAGGAGGTTGTGGTGGTTACCCAAGGGTTAACGGGCAATTTGGATACCGATATGGAGCGTTCAAAACCTTTTAAGCCCAAATTGGACGCCTTGTATTTTGGTGTAAAAAATAGCGGTGAATTTGAGTTTGATAAAGATTATAAAACAGAAGCCGAGAATGTGGCCATGAATACCGAGGGCATTGCGGTGGTAAATGGGTTGAATGTGGTTAACGTGGTAGATCAGTTGTTGTTGCCGTTGTTTCGTTCCAAAGTATCGGAAAAGAAAAAAGTTAAGGTGCCAGAAGTACCTATTGAATCGATAAAATACTATTTCGGAGCCGAATTTTTGGTCGATAATTTTAACATTCCAGAACATCGCGTAGAGGATTTTATCCAGTACGTGCAAGCCGATGATTTCGATTTTTCACTGCTCAATTACGGTCGTGAAATGGAGTTTTTAGAGCTATTGAACCAAAAAAGCAAAGCATTTTTAAAATTGAAAAGCTAA
- a CDS encoding ankyrin repeat domain-containing protein, with translation MKKTIIIPAVALCLSMAFANATPNQFEKTYEVEAYFKVNSFCVSIAKGDLETVQKLIARGADVNAKSNGMTPAMYAAKFNRSEILKLLITHGADLKAKSDKKMTALKYAELHGATDAANLIKATLKKAKDEKKKKK, from the coding sequence ATGAAAAAAACAATCATCATTCCAGCCGTTGCGCTGTGCCTATCTATGGCATTTGCAAATGCAACCCCTAACCAATTTGAAAAAACTTATGAAGTTGAAGCCTATTTTAAGGTAAATTCTTTTTGTGTTTCAATTGCTAAAGGCGATTTAGAAACCGTACAAAAACTGATTGCCCGAGGTGCCGATGTTAATGCCAAATCGAACGGGATGACCCCCGCAATGTATGCGGCCAAATTTAACCGCTCTGAAATTTTAAAACTTTTAATTACCCACGGAGCTGATTTAAAGGCAAAATCTGATAAGAAAATGACCGCCTTAAAATATGCCGAATTGCACGGAGCCACCGATGCAGCAAACCTTATTAAGGCCACTTTGAAAAAAGCTAAAGACGAAAAGAAAAAGAAAAAATAA
- a CDS encoding ATP-binding protein → MKTNLLICFLSFAILAFGKEEREIIKHIDDINASAIQYYNENNLVKSYEGFVKARTLSDSIQDHYGYAVASFNLGNIYSLVENYQTAEESYLLAIQSLNELKDNVLMAEVYLHLAKIYKVKKEYDTAIPYFEKALGFALQENNIVQADKAKINELVFNIRLNLCELYIDSNSLNLALMGLLNVKDYLEVESLDPSSQAYFNYVNGLYNARKELFNHAQSNFNNAISLLDDNNEDHLGLLSNVYMQQSIAQAKSGKSTEAYLSLLDHNKIKEKFLSQKEQQQDAITKARLQIEEYKNNASLANLERLQQLEITNKVKKINVIIMIATVMLLIFLIIIYIGYVSKRKLTQTLKIKNAELETAKNEALKSSELKTKFISNVTHELRTPLYGVVGITSLLLDNSNLNNRDRKYLKSLKYSGDYLLNLINDILQVGKMESNKVELQNVSVDLKSMLEDISNSFDYRLVETNNKIKVFVDEHVPKRIMCDNVRLSQILINLIGNSIKFTSNGVINLRVSLTSLDEDQVGLRFEIEDNGIGIPKDKFDAIFETFSQLKDSNVNYQGTGLGLSITKNLITLFNSKIDLKSKEGVGTTFSFEVDFEIDKSKAIEEKEALDNKIERPKEKYEILVAEDNKINQVVTKNLLEKQGYGCTIVKNGKEAFEAVSRKKYDLVLMDINMPIMNGNEATEAIREFNKTIPIIALTAADLEEIKQMYASIGYNDVVIKPFDNYEFFQVISTHIQNSRRGNLKLIKAS, encoded by the coding sequence ATGAAAACTAACCTATTAATCTGTTTTCTATCTTTCGCCATTTTGGCCTTCGGAAAAGAGGAACGCGAAATTATCAAACATATTGATGATATCAACGCCTCTGCCATTCAATACTACAATGAAAATAATCTGGTAAAATCGTACGAAGGTTTTGTAAAAGCCAGGACGTTGTCAGATTCTATCCAAGACCACTATGGTTATGCGGTGGCCAGTTTTAATCTTGGTAATATTTACAGTTTGGTTGAAAACTACCAAACTGCCGAAGAAAGTTATCTGTTAGCCATACAGTCGCTCAACGAACTGAAAGATAATGTTCTTATGGCTGAAGTGTACCTTCACTTGGCTAAAATATACAAGGTTAAAAAAGAGTACGATACAGCGATTCCGTATTTTGAAAAAGCTTTGGGTTTTGCTTTACAGGAAAATAATATTGTTCAGGCCGATAAAGCTAAAATAAATGAATTGGTATTCAACATTCGATTGAATCTGTGCGAACTTTATATCGATAGTAATAGCTTAAACCTTGCTTTGATGGGGCTTTTAAATGTAAAAGACTATTTAGAGGTTGAAAGTTTAGACCCTAGTTCGCAGGCTTATTTTAATTATGTGAACGGCTTGTACAATGCCCGAAAAGAGTTGTTCAATCATGCACAAAGTAATTTTAATAATGCCATTAGTTTGTTGGATGATAACAATGAAGACCATTTAGGTCTGCTGAGTAACGTATACATGCAGCAGTCTATAGCGCAGGCAAAATCGGGTAAAAGCACAGAAGCTTACCTCTCTTTATTAGATCATAATAAGATAAAAGAAAAGTTTTTAAGTCAAAAGGAGCAGCAGCAAGATGCAATCACCAAAGCAAGACTTCAAATTGAAGAATATAAAAACAATGCTTCCTTGGCCAATTTGGAGCGTTTACAGCAACTCGAAATAACCAATAAGGTAAAAAAGATAAACGTAATCATTATGATTGCGACGGTAATGTTGCTTATCTTTTTAATAATTATCTACATAGGTTATGTGTCTAAAAGAAAGCTAACGCAAACCCTGAAAATTAAGAATGCTGAGCTGGAAACGGCCAAAAACGAAGCCTTGAAAAGTTCTGAGTTAAAAACTAAATTTATCTCGAATGTTACGCACGAGTTGCGAACACCGCTTTACGGGGTTGTGGGCATAACTTCACTGTTGTTGGATAATAGCAACCTGAACAATCGCGATCGTAAATACTTGAAATCTTTAAAGTATTCAGGAGATTATCTGTTAAACTTGATTAACGATATTCTGCAAGTAGGCAAAATGGAGTCTAATAAAGTAGAGCTTCAAAATGTGTCGGTCGATTTAAAAAGTATGCTCGAAGATATATCGAATTCCTTCGATTACAGATTGGTAGAAACCAATAATAAAATCAAGGTGTTTGTAGATGAACATGTGCCAAAGCGCATTATGTGCGATAACGTTAGGCTATCTCAAATTTTAATAAATTTAATAGGCAACAGTATAAAGTTTACTAGCAATGGCGTAATTAATTTGAGAGTGAGTTTAACAAGTTTGGATGAAGACCAAGTAGGGCTTCGATTTGAAATTGAAGACAACGGAATAGGTATTCCGAAGGATAAATTCGATGCCATTTTCGAAACCTTTTCGCAGTTAAAAGACAGCAACGTGAATTATCAAGGTACGGGGCTGGGGCTTTCCATTACTAAAAACCTAATTACCTTGTTCAACAGTAAAATTGATTTGAAGAGCAAAGAAGGGGTGGGAACAACTTTTAGTTTTGAAGTGGATTTCGAAATCGACAAGAGCAAAGCTATCGAAGAAAAAGAAGCGCTCGACAATAAAATTGAAAGGCCAAAAGAGAAGTATGAGATTTTAGTGGCCGAAGACAACAAAATTAACCAAGTGGTCACCAAAAACCTACTGGAGAAGCAAGGCTATGGATGTACCATTGTTAAAAATGGAAAAGAGGCTTTTGAAGCCGTAAGCCGCAAAAAATACGATTTGGTCTTAATGGACATCAACATGCCTATTATGAATGGAAATGAAGCGACCGAAGCCATCCGTGAGTTTAACAAAACCATACCCATTATAGCTTTAACTGCTGCCGATCTCGAGGAAATTAAACAAATGTACGCGAGTATTGGCTATAATGATGTGGTTATTAAGCCATTTGATAATTACGAGTTTTTCCAAGTGATCAGTACACACATTCAAAATAGCAGGCGAGGTAACCTTAAATTGATAAAGGCTTCTTAA
- a CDS encoding GNAT family N-acetyltransferase: MNFNIKQIPSEETHSVRHPILRAGYPIESCVFDGDNLETTFHIGIFSESKLLGVCSFFKNNSSSFSEKEQYQLRGMAIVESHQKKGLGQLLIKHGENILKTKQADLVWCNARETATLFYIKNGYKITGEPFNIKTVGIHYVMHKPL, encoded by the coding sequence ATGAATTTCAACATCAAACAAATCCCTTCAGAAGAAACCCATAGCGTACGGCATCCAATTTTAAGAGCCGGCTACCCCATTGAAAGCTGTGTTTTTGATGGCGACAATTTGGAAACCACTTTTCATATCGGCATTTTTTCAGAATCAAAATTATTGGGCGTATGTTCTTTCTTTAAAAACAACAGTTCTTCTTTTTCCGAAAAAGAACAATACCAACTGCGCGGTATGGCTATTGTAGAATCCCACCAAAAAAAAGGCTTAGGGCAATTACTAATAAAACATGGCGAAAACATTCTAAAAACAAAACAAGCTGATTTGGTTTGGTGCAACGCACGCGAAACCGCAACACTTTTCTACATTAAAAATGGGTACAAAATTACTGGTGAGCCCTTCAATATAAAAACGGTTGGCATACACTACGTTATGCATAAACCTCTTTAA
- a CDS encoding DUF6702 family protein codes for MKPVKILLLACALSFFSFSAVHKYYISLTQIEYLTNKKSVQIISRLFVDDFENALRSRYNDNITFGDHQEAEKIDEYIERYINDKLTIKINGTKANFTFIGKESDVAIVKCYLEIEGVERIDSFEVTNKLLFDLIEEQQNIVKTKINSNQKSVILIPQKDTAVLKFN; via the coding sequence ATGAAACCTGTAAAAATACTACTACTAGCGTGTGCGCTGTCCTTTTTTTCTTTTTCGGCAGTGCACAAATATTATATCAGCCTAACGCAGATTGAATACTTGACCAATAAAAAATCGGTCCAAATTATTTCAAGGTTGTTTGTTGACGACTTTGAGAATGCCCTGCGCTCACGCTATAATGATAATATTACTTTTGGTGACCACCAAGAAGCAGAAAAGATAGATGAATATATTGAGCGCTACATAAATGACAAACTGACCATTAAAATAAACGGAACAAAAGCCAATTTTACATTCATCGGGAAAGAAAGTGATGTCGCTATTGTAAAATGTTACCTGGAAATTGAAGGGGTAGAGCGTATTGATTCGTTTGAGGTTACCAATAAATTATTGTTCGATTTAATTGAAGAACAGCAAAATATTGTAAAAACAAAAATAAACTCCAATCAAAAAAGTGTTATTCTTATTCCACAAAAGGACACCGCAGTGTTAAAATTTAATTAA
- a CDS encoding twin-arginine translocase TatA/TatE family subunit, whose protein sequence is MIQQATFLFISGAEIAFILFIAIMVFGADKLPEIARGLGKGMRTLKDATNDIKHEITKTAEKNGIDTSVTNDVKKQLDQVKDDLDDFTGSVKRKF, encoded by the coding sequence GTGATACAGCAAGCTACATTTTTATTTATTAGCGGAGCAGAAATAGCTTTTATACTATTTATTGCCATTATGGTTTTTGGTGCCGATAAACTTCCCGAAATAGCCCGTGGTCTGGGCAAAGGTATGCGTACCCTGAAAGATGCTACCAACGATATTAAGCACGAAATTACCAAAACAGCCGAAAAAAATGGGATTGATACAAGCGTAACCAATGATGTGAAAAAACAGCTAGATCAGGTGAAAGATGATTTAGATGATTTTACTGGTTCGGTTAAACGGAAGTTTTAA